The proteins below are encoded in one region of Manis pentadactyla isolate mManPen7 chromosome 2, mManPen7.hap1, whole genome shotgun sequence:
- the PTRHD1 gene encoding putative peptidyl-tRNA hydrolase PTRHD1 gives MHWGVGPALHLGRKMAASGVEPQILVQYLVLRKDLSQAPFSWPAGAVVAQACHAATAALHLHRDHPYTAAYLRELGRMRKVVLEAADETTLKELAETLQQNNIDHMLWLEQPENIATCIALRPYPKEEVNQYLKRFRLFK, from the exons ATGCATTGGGGAGTAGGCCCAGCCCTTCATTTGGGCAGGAAGATGGCGGCCTCTGGCGTAGAGCCGCAGATCCTGGTACAATACTTGGTGTTACGAAAGGATCTATCCCAGGCTCCGTTCTCCTGGCCAGCGGGCGCAGTGGTGGCGCAGGCTTGTCACGCGGCCACCGCGGCCTTGCACCTTCACCGCGACCACCCGTACACAGCGGCTTACCTCCGGGAGCTGGGGCGCATGCGCAAGGTGGTCCTGGAG GCTGCAGATGAGACTACCCTGAAGGAGCTAGCTGAGACTCTGCAACAGAATAACATCGACCACATGCTGTGGCTGGAGCAGCCAGAGAATATTGCCACTTGCATTGCACTCCGTCCCTACCCCAAGGAAGAAGTGAACCAGTATTTGAAGAGATTCCGATTGTTCAAATAA